A single region of the Accipiter gentilis chromosome 6, bAccGen1.1, whole genome shotgun sequence genome encodes:
- the ESPNL gene encoding espin-like protein yields MCRASSPGHAWGTLGVLGAHLPLPALLQEEACASAPGSRPARRGMEPGRSVPAEQKLRKPSQRARIPAPFFTHPDGAAEPADPPGQDPAEADAESLVPTHDERGRPIPEWKRQVMVRRLRARPADEEAAGGQDASSWRFSPSRQAVLGPFGELLTEADLQQLERAVESLRLRRRGEAYQGELRRLARELRALLPAPLFSITVRSPPPGPGQPLPLWCGRLAGAVSSLAALLAHAEGARIASPPAAAAGGQPREPAGSLAQREIRQCGVCVRSLRGAFEPPWGAAEGKAAGGSGAEAASDSGISCEEAFSDGGGSPGPGPGPGPEWGSLRKERIVMLFLSHWRRSAYGPPPPAAGDPQEAAGTGERGAARLARQRAAIQRLLGGWREAASRRPPTPPPPAAGRALLSPEQFVERAGGGPADYESLSLELFMLGYFRILEQELPPEERRGRHLLCFEVFEQLGRHGWRAVRAFHRAVTDEIAAGRRGWQDGFDDIKARYFGSARRPGEAGGEGDEICRYIDRSFAFWKEKEAEIFSSEE; encoded by the exons ATGTGCCGGGCATCCTCACCCGGTCACGCGTGGGGGACCCTGGGAGTGTTGGGGGCCCATCTCCCCTTGCCTGCCCTCCTCCAGGAGGAGGCCTGCGCCTCTGCCCCCGgcagccgcccggcccggcgggggatGGAGCCCGGCAGGTCGGTGCCGGCGGAGCAGAAGCTCCGCAAGCCCTCGCAGCGGGCCAGGATCCCGGCGCCTTTCTTCACCCACCCG GATGGggcggccgagccggcggaccccCCCGGGCAGGACCCCGCGGAGGCGGACGCGGAATCCCTGGTGCCCACGCACGACGAGCGGGGCCGCCCCATCCCCGAGTGGAAGCGGCAGGTGATGGTGCGGCGGCtgcgggcccggccggcggacgaggaggcggcgggcggccaG GACGCGAGCTCCTGGCGCTTCTCGCCCTCCCGCCAGGCCGTGCTGGGCCCCTTCGGGGAGCTGCTGACCGAGGCagacctgcagcagctggagcggGCGGTGGAGAGCctgcggctgcggcggcggggcgaggcgtACCAGGGCGAGCTGCGGCGCCTGGCGCGGGAGCTGCGCGCCCTCCTGCCCGCCCCGCTGTTCAGCATCACCGTCCGgagccccccgcccggccccgggcagcccctgcccctctGGTGTGGCCGCCTGGCCGGCGCCGTCAGCAGCCTGGCCGCGCTGCTGGCCCACGCCGAGGGGGCGCGGatcgcctccccc cccgccgccgccgccggcgggcagcCGCGGGAGCCGGCGGGCAGCCTGGCGCAGCGGGAGATCCGGCAGTGCGGAGTCTGCGTCCGCAGCCTCCGCGGCGCCTTCGAGCCCCCGtggggggcggcggaggggaaGGCGGCCGGGGGGAGCGGTGCGGAGGCCGCCAGCGACTCGGGCATCAGCTGCGAGGAGGCGTTTTCCGACGGCGGCggctccccggggccggggccggggccggggccggagtgGGGCAGCCTGAGGAAGGAGCGGATCGTGATGCTCTTCCTGAGCCACTGGAGACGGTCCGCCTACGGGCCCCCCCCGCCGGCTGCCGGGGACCCCCAGGAGGCAGCGGGGACCGGGGAGAGGGGGGCGGCCCGCCTGGCGCGGCAGAGGGCTGCCATCCAGCGGCTTCTGGGCGGCTGGCGGGaggccgcctcccgccgccccccgaccccgccgccccccgccgccggccgcgccctGCTCTCCccggagcagttcgtggagagggccgggggggggccggccgACTACGAGAGCCTGTCGCTGGAGCTCTTCATGCTGGGCTATTTCCGCatcctggagcaggagctgccccCCGAGGAGCGCCGCGGCCGCCACCTCCTCTGCTTCGAGGTCTTCGAGCAGCTGGGCCGGCACGGCTGGCGGGCGGTGCGCGCCTTCCACCGCGCCGTCACCGACGAGATcgccgccggccggcggggctggCAGGACGGCTTCGACGACATCAAGGCGAGGTATTTCGGCTCAGCCCGGCGGCCGGGGGAGGCCGGAGGAGAGGGGGACGAGATCTGCCGCTACATCGACCGCAGCTTCGCCttctggaaggagaaggaagccGAGATCTTCAGCTCGGAGGAGTGA